The genome window GCCGCGATCGCCCGGTCGGCGGTTTCGGCCAATCCCGGATGGGTGGCTTTCAAGGTATGGAGCTGCGACAGATACTCAAGCGTGCGCGCCAACAAGCGATAGATGTCCCCCTCCGCCATCGTCGTCATCTTGCAGAGGCCGATCCAGGTGAGAGTCGGATCGCCGACCCATTTTTCCGTCAGCGCCGCCACGTCGGCCCGGAGCAGCGGCGGGTCTTCGTGCGGGGCCAGCGTCTCGGCGAGTCGCCGGACTTGCCACAGCAGCGACGAGAGGCCGGGGCTGGCGCGCGGGAATGCGCCCGGGCGGTCGTCGTCGTGGGCGATGCTGGCCATGACTCCGGCCAGGAGTTGCGGATCGGCTCCCGTGAAGGCCTCGGCGCGGATCAATTCGGTGATCAGGAGCGAGTGGTCGATGCGGATCAATCTCGCCCATTCGCCGTCTTCGGTGAGATGCGCGGTCGGCGTGAGGTACCCGAATTGCTGGAGCACTTCGACTTTGGCCTGGAACCGATGCCACAGGCTCGTGCGCAGGGCTTGGATGGCTTTCGTGTGACGCTGGATGTCCTGCCGGAGCCTGAGCGCCGTCGCGTGGTCCTTCTGACAGGCGGGACGCGATGGACAGGTCGGACAGGGGAAATCGTCGAGCGTTTGGGCGATGGCGCTTTCCGGGATCGATTCCTGCTCATCGTGTACGAGGATCGGCAGGATCGGAATGCGGGCGGGCAATTCCTCCAATTGTCGCGACAGGTCGTCGAGGCTCTTCGGGGTGCACCAGGGATACACCGGCGCCTCCTCGAACTCGAACACCCGGTCGAAGACCTGGGTGATGCTGGCGACCGGACATTCCGTGACGGCCCCGCCCGGCCGCAGCACGGTGACCATCGGGCTGCGCTGGCCTCGGCTGCGGTATTGTCGCAGCACGACGCCGCGTCCTCTTGTCAACCCGACGACCCGTCCCGGCGTGAGAAAATGCAGGCGGGCGGCGAGTTCCGGCGGCTCTTTGCGCCGGATGTGAGCGCGGTGCGCTTTCTGCTTGCGGGCGTGATCAAAGATTTGCCACTGGGTGATCCAGTCGGTACACACACGCGGGCCGTAGGGTTGCATCAGTTCGTGGAGGACGTCGAGCTTCTGTTCCAGCGTCTCGGCGCGCTGGTTGAGCTGAAACTGGGCGAAGCTCTTGGCGAGGATCGGTTGGATCTGCTCCAGCGGGTGGGCTTTCAGGAGATTGAGGACCATCGGATAGGTGATCACGAACTGGCTGTCGATCGGCTCGGGGTGTCCGGTCAGCCCTTTCGTGATGACGCTCAGATCGATGTACGGCGACGGTGTGACGATGGCGAAGCCGACCATGTCCTTCCCGCGCCGTCCGGCCCGTCCGGCCAACTGCTGGATCTCTCCGATGGTGAGGTCGGTGAAATCCTTCGTCTTGCGGACGCTCGATTGGGTCAGCACGACGGTCCGAGCCGGAAAGTCCACGCCGGCCGCGAGCGTGGTCGTCGCGAACACCGCGTCCAGGCACCCTTGTCGCATCAGCTCTTCCACGGCGATTTTCCAGGACGGCAGATGCCCGGCATGATGGGCTGCGACGCCGATCTGTTTGACCGTCTCCAAGAGAGGATGGTCGGCGATGCTGGGAAATTGAGCGATGACCTGATCCAGCACGGCTGCGATGGCCCGCTGTCGGGCCGGCGGGAGGAGCGCCTGGTCTCGCTCGAAGGCCTGCATGGCTTCGTCGCACGCGCGACGGGAAGTCAGAAACACGATGGCGGGCGTCAGGTGCTTCTGGCGCAGCGCGGTGATCAGGTCAACCGGATGGATCGAGGGAGGCATGCAGTTTCATTCCCTTGGAAATGACCACGAGGCCGGAGTCCGTGACCGTGAAACGCCGACGGTCCGCGTCGGGGTTGTAGCCGATTTCGGTCTTGGGCGGGATGACCACGTCCTTGTCGATGATGGCCCGCCGGATGCGGGAATGCTCGCCGATCACCACGTTCTCCATGACGACGGATTCCCGGACGTCGGCATGATCCTGCACCCGCACGTTCGGAGAAAGGACGGAGTTCTGAACCCGTCCTCCCGAAATGATGCATCCGCCGCAGACGATGGAATCCAGCGCCACGCCCATCCGCCCGCCCTGGTAGTCCTGCGCGAAGACGAACTTGGCCGGCGGATATTGACCCTGATAGGTGCGGATCGGCCACTCCTGGTCGTAGAGGTTGAACAACGGATCCACCGCGACCAGGTCCATATTGGCTTCCCAATAGGCATCCAGGGTGCCGATGTCGCGCCAGTATTTCACGGCCTTCTTGTTCTCGTCCTGGAACTTGAACGCGTAGACCCGGTTTTCCCGGATCATGCGGGGGATGATGTCCTTGCCGAAATCATGCGCGCTGTCCTCTTTGGCGTCCTGGGTCAACCGTTCGCGGATGATCGGCGCGCGAAAGAGATAGATGCCCATCGAGGCGAAGGCCTGTGTCGGGTCGTTGGGAATGGGCGCAGGATTCTTGGGCTTCTCGTCGAAGCGCAGGATGCGGTGGTCCTCGTCCACCCCGATCACGCCGAAGCGACGGGCCTCGGCGAGTGGAATCTCGATCGCGCCGACCACGGCGTCGGCCTGTTTGGCCAACAGGAAATTGTACATGTCCGCATAGTTCATCTTGTAGACATGGTCGCCGGCCAGCACGAGCAGGAACTCCGGCTGTTCGTTGTCCAACAGGAACAGGTTCTGATACACGGCGTCCGCCGTGCCCCTATACCAGTCTTCGCTGATCCGTTGCTGCGGCGGGACCGACGCGAGGTATTCGCCCAACTCGGCGTTGAGAATGTTCCAGCCGGTGCGGATGTGCCGGTCCAGCGAATGCGACTTGTACTGGATCAGTACGACGATCTGCCGGAGGCCGGAATTCAGGCAGTTGCTGAGGGTGAAATCGATGATGCGATATTTTCCGCCGAAAGGAACCGCCGGCTTGGCTCGGTGCTCGGTCAGGGGATGGAGCCGCTCGCCTTTGCCCCCGGCGAGCACCATGGTCAGGATTTTCCGCATGGTGCCGGCATTGTAACAGGAGGGAGGCCTAAAAAGAAGGGATGATTGACATCGACGGCGGCCGGGACGATACTACGCGGCAATCACCGGCGAGGAGCGGACGATGCGAAAGACGGCGGTCACGAAGCGGACCGACAACGAGGCGCCTGCGGCGAAGGCACCCGGGTCCGAGGCGACGATCAGGGGCGTGCTGTGGCGGTTGGATCGACTGGAGCGTCAGTTGCAGAAGTTGTCGGAACTAGTCCGGGATCACGCCGAAGACGCGGACCGGCTGGTGCGGATCGTCGCCGAAGACCGGGACGTCATCCGCCGGGAACTGCTGAGGAAACATCAGGAAACAATCCGAGTCCGCAAACACCTGCGCGACGTCAGCGCCAAAGTCGGCCTCGATCGCTGAAGAGCCGGCGCCGGTCCGCGTCCTCGATCGGCATGGCGTTCCGGCGGTTTCCCCGGACACAAGACGGTGTCACGCCTGACCGTGAGCCGCTCTCGATGTCGAATCTCCCGATGAACAGCGGAGGAGTCGGCGGCGGTGGCCGACTGTAGTGTCGAGACCCGCAATCTGGTGAAACGGCACGGCTCGACGACGGCCGTCGATCACGTGTCGCTGCAAATCAAGCGGGGAGAGTTTTTCTCCATCCTCGGTCCGAGCGGGGCCGGTAAAACGTCGGTGCTGCGCCTGCTCGCCGGGTTCGAGCGGCCGGATGAGGGCGAGATTCTCATCGAAGACCGTCCGATGACCGTGGTGCCGCCCCATCGCCGGCCCGTCAACCTGGTGTTCCAGTCTTACGCGCTGTTTCCTCACCTCACCGTGTTCCAGAACATTGCGTTCGGATTGGAGATGCGCCGCCTGCCCGGGGAGGAGGTCGAGTCGCGGGTCCAGGCCGCGCTGGAAATGGTCAGGCTGGGAAAGCAACGAACCCGCTATCCGTCTCAACTCTCGGGCGGAGAGCAACAGCGCGTCGCCTTGGCCAGGGCGCTCGTGAATCGGCCGGCGGTGGTGCTGCTGGATG of Nitrospirota bacterium contains these proteins:
- the glgC gene encoding glucose-1-phosphate adenylyltransferase — its product is MRKILTMVLAGGKGERLHPLTEHRAKPAVPFGGKYRIIDFTLSNCLNSGLRQIVVLIQYKSHSLDRHIRTGWNILNAELGEYLASVPPQQRISEDWYRGTADAVYQNLFLLDNEQPEFLLVLAGDHVYKMNYADMYNFLLAKQADAVVGAIEIPLAEARRFGVIGVDEDHRILRFDEKPKNPAPIPNDPTQAFASMGIYLFRAPIIRERLTQDAKEDSAHDFGKDIIPRMIRENRVYAFKFQDENKKAVKYWRDIGTLDAYWEANMDLVAVDPLFNLYDQEWPIRTYQGQYPPAKFVFAQDYQGGRMGVALDSIVCGGCIISGGRVQNSVLSPNVRVQDHADVRESVVMENVVIGEHSRIRRAIIDKDVVIPPKTEIGYNPDADRRRFTVTDSGLVVISKGMKLHASLDPSG
- a CDS encoding helicase-related protein encodes the protein MPPSIHPVDLITALRQKHLTPAIVFLTSRRACDEAMQAFERDQALLPPARQRAIAAVLDQVIAQFPSIADHPLLETVKQIGVAAHHAGHLPSWKIAVEELMRQGCLDAVFATTTLAAGVDFPARTVVLTQSSVRKTKDFTDLTIGEIQQLAGRAGRRGKDMVGFAIVTPSPYIDLSVITKGLTGHPEPIDSQFVITYPMVLNLLKAHPLEQIQPILAKSFAQFQLNQRAETLEQKLDVLHELMQPYGPRVCTDWITQWQIFDHARKQKAHRAHIRRKEPPELAARLHFLTPGRVVGLTRGRGVVLRQYRSRGQRSPMVTVLRPGGAVTECPVASITQVFDRVFEFEEAPVYPWCTPKSLDDLSRQLEELPARIPILPILVHDEQESIPESAIAQTLDDFPCPTCPSRPACQKDHATALRLRQDIQRHTKAIQALRTSLWHRFQAKVEVLQQFGYLTPTAHLTEDGEWARLIRIDHSLLITELIRAEAFTGADPQLLAGVMASIAHDDDRPGAFPRASPGLSSLLWQVRRLAETLAPHEDPPLLRADVAALTEKWVGDPTLTWIGLCKMTTMAEGDIYRLLARTLEYLSQLHTLKATHPGLAETADRAIAALRRGVLEELP